The Paenibacillus dendritiformis region GCTTCGCAGATGCCGGTACAATTCATAATCGTCATAGAGAAGGGAGGAAATGCGGACGATATCCTGCATCTTATATTCGATATTATCGCGCATCTGCAGCAAGGTTCCCTGAACATTCATCCTGGTGTGCTTCCGGATCGATTCGTCGTACATGGAGTGGGACACATAGCCGATGACAGATACGGCACTCACGATGAACAGCATATAAGTAAGCATTAATTTATATCCAATCGGCAAGTACCTTCGCCTCGCCTGTTGTGCTTTCATATCCGCCATCCCCTGTCACGTTTCTCGCTTGCGGTACTCCATCGGCGTCATGCCGTAAGCTTCCTTGAATTGTCTGCTGAAATACGGCAGGTAACGGTAACCGACCTGATTCGCGATTTCATAGATCTTCATCGAAGGATCGTGCAGCAATTCGCGCGCCCGCTCCATCCGCAGTTGAATCAACACTTCGCTGAACGACTTGCCCGTTTCTTCCTTGAACATATAGCCGAGATAGTTGGGAGAAAAAGAAAATTGATGCGCCACATCCTTGAGGGTGATATTGTCATTCATTCGATCCTTCATCATTTGCATCATTTCCCGAATCAGCTTATTGTTCTTGGAACTTGATTTGCTTCGCAAGTGCTCGGATATTTCGAACGTCTTCCGCACGAGCCAGGAACGAATATCGCTAATCGTATCGAATTGCAGCAAGATATCGAGATTATGAAGCTCCATTCCTAACATGTCAAACAAGTTCTCGCCTCTTGCCTTCAACTGCTGATCCAGCTTCCATATAATAAACATGGCCAGATTATGCACCGTGAATTTGGATCTCAGCATGCTTACGGATTCGAACAATCGCTCGATTTCGTCATAGATACGGACGAGCTCGTATTCGGTCAGCGCATGAAATAAGGCTTCCACGCGCGCATCGAGCGTCCGGGCATCGACCATTTCCGGTTCCCGGCTCACTTCTTCATACATTATTAGCTTGCCTTTGCCCAGGAACATTTTGCCGTCCACAGCTTCCATGGCCTGCTTGCACGATACGTGAAGCTGTTCGAGCGTATGCACCGGCTCGCCGACACCAACCGTCATCGTAAACGGGAAGTTGGCTTGAATCGCCTCGTACAAGTCATGAATCAGCGCTTCCATCCGCTGGCCGTCAATCAACAGCGCGATCCGGTGCGAGGACAGCTTGCAGACATGGCACATGCCGTGCTTATGCCCGATCTCGCTCACCTCATAGAGGAAGTTCTTGGACATCATCTGCTGGGACAGGCTGACGGCCTCTTGCGTCCAATTCATGTCATCCAGTTCCATAACGGCGGCACGCACGGGCCATTCCAGTTGATCCAGCCCGTTGGATTGAATCAGCTTCCTCATTTCATGCAGATAGTCGCGATCGCATTCCCCTTCCAGCAGCCTGACCAACAGGTCGTTTTTGGCCATCGGAATCATGCGCTCGTACGCCTCTTCCACGTCACGGCGCTTCCGCTCATTCTCCAAGTCCTGCTTCACCTTCTGCAGCGCTGCGATCAGCTCATTATCATCCATTGGCTTCAGCACATAGCTATAAGCCTTCAATGACAATGCCTGCTTCACATAGCTGAAATCCTGGTAACCGCTTACAAAAATGACACGGATGTCCGCTTTCTTGTCGATCGCTCTCCGGGCCAGCTCCAGTCCCGACATATTCGGCATATTGATGTCGCTTACCATAATGTCTATCGGAAGCTGTTCGAGAATATCGCATGCGTCAAAGGCGTTGTTCACCGCCGCGGCCACTTTCATGCCCAAATCTCCCCATGGAATAAATTGCTTCATACCTTCGAGATCAAGCATCTCGTCATCCACCAATAACACGTTGTACATGAATGATCTCCCTTCAGAGTACGGTCCATCGTTACCTGCAGCCTAATCATTTCCATCCCAAGTATAGCAATGAATCGTCCCGTTTGAACAGTATGCGGCTGCCAGTTCCGCCCTTCCGGAAGCGAACAACAACAAAGGCCCGCCGGTATAGCGAGCCTTTGTTACGATTTCCTTATTTACCCATCGATTTCTTATTTTCCGTCCATACGTTGGTTACATGCTCAAGGAATTTATCATAACCCAGCTTCATCGAGTCGTCATGAGCTTTATCCAGAATCTGTAATGCTTCTTCGTCCGACTTGGCATACATCGATTTCGCTCTCGCGGTCAGCCAGATATCTCTGACGCTCTGTCTAATAATGCCGACTTCGCTCTCCGGAACCGGTTCCCAACCGAGGAACTCGGTGAAATCGCCTTGCGTGCCCCATGTAATCTCCATTTGCCAACGGTTGCTGAAGTCGATTTGATCCGCCGGCACGTTGGACAGTATCTCCTTCTTCGTATTATCCAGGAACATCGTGTTGCCTACCCATACCAGGTCGCCAGCTTTTCCGCTAATCTCGGCAAGCGTATCCGGATCATCCAAATATTTGTCCATATTGAATTTCGGCGTCACGCCGTCCTCCTCAAATCCGTTCCAATAACCGTCCGGTCCGGGAGGTCCCCAGTTCAGCACCATACTGCCTTCCGGTCCTGTCATCCAGTCGAGAAGCGCGAACACGGCTTCCGGATTTTTCGCGTTCTTCGTAATGACAGCCACGTTCCAGCCTAATTGATTGTACGTCCCCGGATAAATTTTGCTGCGGTCAAGACCTTCCTTCGCAATCGGCTGGATGAACATATAACCGTCTTCCGGATCCTTCTTCTTCAATTCCGCGTCTGCTTCCGCAAGCATCTTCATCGGGTCAAAAGTTGCAATAACGGCAAATTTGCCATTCATCGCTTTTTCCCTTACTTGATCCTCGGTCTGCGTATTCGCGTCCTGCGTCATCAGTTTCTCCCGCATCAGCTTCGCCGTAAAGACGACCGATTCGCGGAATCCCGGATCTTTATAGATGGATTCGATTTTGTCTCCAACCGGAACTCCCATGAACCTCGTAAAGGACTGGTTGCCTTCCTTGAAGGAAGAGAACAGTTGGTCAATGCCATGGCCGTCTTTGGCCAGTCCCGTCTCGAACGGAATGACATCCGGGAATTTTTCCTTGACCGATTTCAGATAAGCGTACAAGTCGTCGGTCGTTTCCAGCTTCGGAGAACCGAGCGCTTTATAGATCTTTTTATTGATTGCGTATCCGGCGTTGCCGTTCGGCTGCTGCGTATAATAGTTGGGAAGCTGATAAATTTTGCCGTCCGGAGACCGGAGCAGCGCCAGATGATTTTCAGACAGATGCTTTTTGAAATTAGGATACTTGTCGATGTACTCGTCCAGCGGCACGAGCATGTCGGCTTCTCTGAGACGCTCGACATCCGCTCCCCTTTCCGTCCACACAATATCAGGCAACTCATTGCCGGCGATCATCGTCTGCAGCTTCTGCGCATTGTTCCCGCCCGAGCTGACAGCCGTGACCGTCACCTTCAGATTGTCCTGAATCCATTTGGAAGCGGGATCCTTGCCCCATTTCGGCATTTGATACCAGCCATAGTTGCCGTAGAACGAGACTGCCAACTCTTCCTTGCCCAATTCATACAGATCGCTCTTCGATGAGTCACCAGAAGATTCTTGCCCGGTTTCGCCCCCTTCCTGCTTCGCCGGTTCATTGGCTGGAGGCGCGCTTGTGCCCCCGCCGCCGCTGCATCCGACCACCAAGGTGAACACCATAAAGACAGAGAGCACGCTAAGAAGGAGGTTTCTCTTGTTCTTCACTGGATATTTTCCCCTTTCAATTTGTAATCTATGTTTAAAGCAGAGATGCTCTAAACGCCAGCGAATCTTCCCGAAATGATGCAAGATAACTACTCTTTCAACGATCCGATCAATACGCCCTTGACGAAATATTTTTGCAGGAACGGGTACACGCATACAATAGGAATGGTTGCAACCATAATCGTTGCCATCGTCAATGCCTTGGACGTAATTTTTTTGGCGGCATTCATATGCGCAATCGCGCTCATATCGACATTGGCCATCTGTTCCGAGGCGATATTCGAGAACAGAATTTGCCGCAGCACCGTCTGGATAGGGAGCAGGTCTTCATTCGTGATATAAATACTGGCCACGAACCATTCGTTCCAATGCGCCACGGCCGTGAACAGCGACAGCGTTGCCACGACGGGACCGGATAAGGGCAGCACGATCCGGAAGAACGTTCCCCAGTTGCCGCATCCATCGATTTTGGCCGATTCCTCCAGGCCTGCCGGAAGCCCCTGGAAAAATGTACGGAATATAATCATATTCCATACGCTGATTAGGGCTGGAATAATGAAAACCCAGAACGAGTTGAACAAGCCAAGGCTGCGGATAAGCATATAGGTCGGAATGAGCCCGCCGCCGAAATACATCGTAATAATACACATAATCATGTAATATTTGCGGCCCATCAGCTCTCGCTTGGACATGCCATAGGCAAATATGGACGTTGCCAATATCGCGGATAAGGTGCCGATGACCGTCCGCAGAGCGGCAATGACGAAGCCGTTCATTAAGCGCGAGTCTTCGAACACGATGCGGTAGTTCTCCAACGTGAACTCCCGCGGCCAGAACGTAATCCCGCCCTTCGCGGTATCCAACCCTTCATTGAAGGAAATGACGAGCGAGTTCCAAAACGGATAAAAGGTGGAAAACGCCAGCACAGTTAAAAATACATAGATAAAGGCGACAAAGATGCGGTCTCCTATACTGTCTCGTATCATCGTTCAGTCCTCCTGTATTTGGAATGATTCATCACCACAAGCTATTGCCCGTTTTTCTGGCGATGAAGTTCGCTAATGTAAGCAACGTGACGCTGACCACGGCCTTGAACAGACCGATTGCCGTCGCATAGGAGTACCTGTAATTGTCGATACCGACCCGAACCACGTAGACATCCAGTGAATCCGACACGTCACGCAAGGCCGGGTTGGAGGCCAGGATCAAAATATCTTCGAAGCCGGCACTTGTCAGATTGCCGATAGCCAATATCATAAAAATGATGACGACCGGCATAATGCACGGAAGCGTAATCAGCCACATCTGCTTGAACCGGCTTGCGCCATCGATGGATGCCGCCTCGTATAAATGAGGATCAATCCCGGCAATCGCCGCCAAATAGACAATAGAAGCGAATCCAATTTCTTTCCACACATTGGTCGTGATGAGAATCGTCCAGAAATATTCCGACATGGACAGGAAATTGACGGGTTCATCGATAAGTTTCAATTTCTCGAGGAGCATATTGATACTGCCGTTGTCCACAGACAGCAATGATGTCACCATCGACCCGATGACGACCCAAGACAGGAAGTGCGGCAGATACGTCACGGTCTGCACCACCCGTTTGAAGAACATTTTGCGCACTTCATTCAGCATGAGCGCCAACAGAATCGGCGCCGGGAACCCAAAAATAAACTTCAAAAAGCTGATGATAATCGTGTTGCGCATGACGGGATAGAAATCCGGAGAATTGAAAAAAGCGATAAAGTGCTTCAGGCCAACCCAATTGTTATTCAATAAGTTAGAACCCATCTTGTAGTCCTGAAAGGCGATCAGAACGCCATACATGGGAATATAGGAAAAAATAAAGATAAACACGAGCGCAGGCAGCACCATCAGTTGAATATCTATTTGCATGAAAAAGCGTTTAAACGCGCTTTTGCGATGCTTATCGAGATTCATTCGTGATTCTGTCTCCAGCCCGGCGGATGCTTTCGCCATATGTGAATCCCTCCTCCTTACCTGATGCCGTAAAATGTAAAGCGGTTTAATTTATGGCGGCAGAGCGGATGCTCCACCTCGCATCAACTCTCTATATCTAGGTTGATGCCGTGTCCTTCTCCATGTTCTCCCTCCATATTTGTCTTTTCCTTCATTCTACATTCGAAACGCTTTCACGAATATATGACAAAACAACGATTATTGATACTTTAAGATGTTCTTATGAGAAAACTCCCTCAACGCCGCCCCATACCGCATTTAACGCCAAACCGTCGAATCCACAAAAAAACCTTGAATGGCGTAAGCCAATCAAGGTTCTTTGTTTATTTGGTGGTCAAGCCATCTTGTTCCTCCCTAACGTTTAACATCATCCCCAATCATATACACACAAGGATATAGATTTCCTTGTGAATCCTTCACATTTCCCTTGCCGATCGGAAGCCCGGTTAACATCGTCCTGTCGCCAACTTTCAAACCGTCCTTAGCTCTGTTCATGCCAAGAACACCAACAAGCGTGCCATCATCTGTTTGAAGAATAACTTCCGATCGCACATCACCAATCGGACGGAACGAGCTGACATACTCTACGTTCCCCTTCACGGTTATCGCTTGACCATAATACTTCCAAGGCTCTTTGAACAATTCCGCGGCTTTCACCTTCTTTCCGTTTTTCAATGTTTTGTATGTCTGCAATTCCCTAATGGCCAACGCCCCGTTCCCGTTGGTCTCGATATTCACATCTTCCGTATTCCACGCCGTCACAGGCATATGTTTGAAAACAATAGAATCCGAAACTTTGTAAATACTTTCTTTAAACAACTCAAAGGTATCCTTGTCACAGAAAAAGGATAGAATATATAGCTTGGAGTCCAACGGAACGAGATAGTTATAGACAGATAACGTCCCTTTATCCGAATCGGCATCCTCCTGATAATAAATCATCGCGCGAACACCCAAGTCGGTCGCCGTTTCATGCATATATCCGCTCACCCTGTTGTTCGCCGGTTGGCGCAATAGCTCGCTCATCTCGGAAATG contains the following coding sequences:
- a CDS encoding response regulator, giving the protein MYNVLLVDDEMLDLEGMKQFIPWGDLGMKVAAAVNNAFDACDILEQLPIDIMVSDINMPNMSGLELARRAIDKKADIRVIFVSGYQDFSYVKQALSLKAYSYVLKPMDDNELIAALQKVKQDLENERKRRDVEEAYERMIPMAKNDLLVRLLEGECDRDYLHEMRKLIQSNGLDQLEWPVRAAVMELDDMNWTQEAVSLSQQMMSKNFLYEVSEIGHKHGMCHVCKLSSHRIALLIDGQRMEALIHDLYEAIQANFPFTMTVGVGEPVHTLEQLHVSCKQAMEAVDGKMFLGKGKLIMYEEVSREPEMVDARTLDARVEALFHALTEYELVRIYDEIERLFESVSMLRSKFTVHNLAMFIIWKLDQQLKARGENLFDMLGMELHNLDILLQFDTISDIRSWLVRKTFEISEHLRSKSSSKNNKLIREMMQMMKDRMNDNITLKDVAHQFSFSPNYLGYMFKEETGKSFSEVLIQLRMERARELLHDPSMKIYEIANQVGYRYLPYFSRQFKEAYGMTPMEYRKRET
- a CDS encoding extracellular solute-binding protein, producing the protein MKNKRNLLLSVLSVFMVFTLVVGCSGGGGTSAPPANEPAKQEGGETGQESSGDSSKSDLYELGKEELAVSFYGNYGWYQMPKWGKDPASKWIQDNLKVTVTAVSSGGNNAQKLQTMIAGNELPDIVWTERGADVERLREADMLVPLDEYIDKYPNFKKHLSENHLALLRSPDGKIYQLPNYYTQQPNGNAGYAINKKIYKALGSPKLETTDDLYAYLKSVKEKFPDVIPFETGLAKDGHGIDQLFSSFKEGNQSFTRFMGVPVGDKIESIYKDPGFRESVVFTAKLMREKLMTQDANTQTEDQVREKAMNGKFAVIATFDPMKMLAEADAELKKKDPEDGYMFIQPIAKEGLDRSKIYPGTYNQLGWNVAVITKNAKNPEAVFALLDWMTGPEGSMVLNWGPPGPDGYWNGFEEDGVTPKFNMDKYLDDPDTLAEISGKAGDLVWVGNTMFLDNTKKEILSNVPADQIDFSNRWQMEITWGTQGDFTEFLGWEPVPESEVGIIRQSVRDIWLTARAKSMYAKSDEEALQILDKAHDDSMKLGYDKFLEHVTNVWTENKKSMGK
- a CDS encoding carbohydrate ABC transporter permease, which gives rise to MIRDSIGDRIFVAFIYVFLTVLAFSTFYPFWNSLVISFNEGLDTAKGGITFWPREFTLENYRIVFEDSRLMNGFVIAALRTVIGTLSAILATSIFAYGMSKRELMGRKYYMIMCIITMYFGGGLIPTYMLIRSLGLFNSFWVFIIPALISVWNMIIFRTFFQGLPAGLEESAKIDGCGNWGTFFRIVLPLSGPVVATLSLFTAVAHWNEWFVASIYITNEDLLPIQTVLRQILFSNIASEQMANVDMSAIAHMNAAKKITSKALTMATIMVATIPIVCVYPFLQKYFVKGVLIGSLKE
- a CDS encoding ABC transporter permease, which produces MNLDKHRKSAFKRFFMQIDIQLMVLPALVFIFIFSYIPMYGVLIAFQDYKMGSNLLNNNWVGLKHFIAFFNSPDFYPVMRNTIIISFLKFIFGFPAPILLALMLNEVRKMFFKRVVQTVTYLPHFLSWVVIGSMVTSLLSVDNGSINMLLEKLKLIDEPVNFLSMSEYFWTILITTNVWKEIGFASIVYLAAIAGIDPHLYEAASIDGASRFKQMWLITLPCIMPVVIIFMILAIGNLTSAGFEDILILASNPALRDVSDSLDVYVVRVGIDNYRYSYATAIGLFKAVVSVTLLTLANFIARKTGNSLW